From a region of the Kwoniella mangroviensis CBS 8507 chromosome 1 map unlocalized Ctg01, whole genome shotgun sequence genome:
- a CDS encoding dihydroorotase, homodimeric type — translation MPDEMVMPAPADFHVHVRQGKMCELVTPQVAKGGVRTAYVMPNLVPPLTSTDAVLTYKAELERLDPSIQWLMTLYLHPDVTPEEIRTAAKAGISGVKSYPRGVTTNSNSGIEDYGVYYPVFKAMEEEGMVLNLHGEVPSDPEKNISILNAEVHFLSHLKKLAYDFPNLRIVLEHATTSNAVDTVLSLPANVACSITAHHLYLTIDEVAPQPHHFCKPLAKEPKDRKALQEVIKSGNPKFFLGSDSAPHPLSSKIPNLTQDGHSVSACAAGVYTSPILIPLVATLLESFGALDQLQKFVCDNGRNFYKVPAQKGQELRLVRTSREEGQGIVKGTLKGEDGIEVLPFWTGKKLEWEIVN, via the exons ATGCCCGACGAGATGGTAATGCCTGCTCCTGCGGA cttccatgtccatgtccgtCAGGGGAAGATGTGTGAGCTTGTTACCCCTCAAGTAGCCAAGGGAGGTGTGAGAACCGCATACGTcatg CCCAACCTTGTCCCACCACTCACTTCAACCGATGCTGTCCTCACTTACAAAGCCGAACTCGAACGACTTGATCCTTCCATCCAATGGCTCATGACTCTCTACTTGCATCCCGATGTCACCCCTGAGGAGATCAGGACAGCTGCTAAAGCCGGTATCAGTG GCGTAAAATCATATCCTCGAGGTGTCACCACAAATTCCAATTCCGGTATAGAAGATTACGGAGTGTACTATCCCGTATTCAAAGCcatggaggaggaaggaatggtaTTGAATCTACATGGAGAAGTACCCAGTGATCCCGAGAAG AACATATCCATCCTCAACGCCGAAGTCCACTTCCTGTCCCACCTCAAGAAGCTCGCCTATGATTTCCCCAATCTCCGTATTGTCCTCGAACACGCTACGACTTCCAATGCAGTCGACACTGTTCTCTCCCTTCCAGCCAACGTAGCATGTTCCATCAccgctcatcatctctatctcaCAATTGACGAAGTCGCTCCTCAACCCCACCATTTCTGTAAACCCCTGGCTAAAGAACCTAAAGATCGAAAGGCTTTGCAGGAAGTAATCAAATCCGGTAATCCCAAGTTTTTCCTTGGTTCAGATTCCGCTCCCCATCCTCTCTCGAGCAAGATACCTAATCTCACCCAGGATGGACACAGCGTATCAGCCTGTGCGGCTGGTGTGTACACTTCGCCCATATTGATACCGCTCGTCGCGACCCTGTTGGAGAGTTTCGGAGCGTTAGATCAACTACAGAAATTCGTCTGTGATAATGGTAGGAACTTCTACAAAGTCCCTGCTCAAAAGGGACAGGAGCTAAGACTGGTCAGAACATCCAGAGAGGAAGGTCAGGGGATAGTAAAAGGTACAttaaaaggtgaagatggtattGAGGTTTTACCGTTCTGGACGGGTAAGAAATTGGAATGGGAAATCGTCAATTGA